Proteins co-encoded in one Prunus persica cultivar Lovell chromosome G6, Prunus_persica_NCBIv2, whole genome shotgun sequence genomic window:
- the LOC18772439 gene encoding kinesin-like protein KIN-14S isoform X2, with product MEDQMVEMIPENCDHVVPDHDSKPSSTSETKAATCELDSYVSDKGIATQEVEGSDLVDESSESNGTQEASSYQGQTLPILQKIIDLSAKIQDLKKDHTVLSDQVKLTTHSFPDPEVLNTIQLLSMEHELLKKKYLDESSERKRLYNEVIELKGNIRVFCRCRPLNPNEISTGSGSVIEFESSLDNELQVICSDSSKKQFKFDHVFRPEDNQEAVFAQTKPIVTSVLDGFNVCIFAYGQTGTGKTFTMEGTPENRGVNYRTLEELFRISKDRGGFMRYELCVSMLEVYNEKIRDLLVNSTNQPTKKLEIKQVAEGTIDVPGLVEAHVYGFEEMWELLKSGSRARSVGSTSANELSSRSHCLLRVTVKGENLINGQRTRSQLWLVDLAGSERVGRIDVEGERLKESQFINKSLSALGDVISSLASKTAHIPYRNSKLTHMLQSSLGGDCKTLMFVQIGPSASDLGETLCSLNFASRVRGIESGPARKQADLTELFKYKQMAEKAKQDEKETKKLQDGLQSLQLRLAAREHICRNLQEKVRDLENQLGEERKTRLKQETRAFAAASHQSSASSFRKQAAQKTAVEKKPPLAPSKSRLPLRRITNYMPPALPPKKPSYTTSVVPSSMDGKENISTTLAGRNQKSLILPRRISIAVRPPTTTSSQILQPKRRVSIATYRPEPNSHMTTPLHTSASRFNNGRQSFMRDPRKARYSRLFSPMPELTTEAETTPATMRRSSKFMGSPPAQLGSAKERHPTAVALQRKPVIWSPLKLRGMKNNRRPSLLLPSRVSYEMQ from the exons ATGGAGG ATCAAATGGTGGAAATGATCCCTGAAAATTGCGACCATGTTGTTCCAGATCACGATTCCAAGCCTTCTTCAACCTCCGAAACAA AAGCTGCGACATGCGAGTTGGACAGTTATGTCAGCGACAAAG GTATTGCTACACAAGAAGTTGAGGGTTCTGATTTGGTTGATGAGAGTAGTGAGTCAAATGGAACTCAAGAAGCTTCGTCATATCAGGGACAGACCCTTCCAATTTTGCAGAAGATCATTGATTTGAGTGCCAAAATTCag GATTTGAAGAAAGACCATACTGTCTTGTCTGATCAAGTCAAGCTCACTACACATTCCTTTCCAGACCCTGAAGTTTTAAACACTATTCAGCTGCTAA GTATGGAACATGAACTTTTAAAGAAGAAGTACCTTGATGAGTCCTCTGAGCGGAAGCGACTTTACAATGAAGTAATCGAGCTTAAAGGCAACATCAGGGTTTTCTGTAGATGTAGacctttgaatccaaatgaaatttCAACTGGATCTGGTTCCGTTATTGAATTCGAATCCTCCTTAGATAATGAGCTCCAGGTCATTTGCTCTGATTCCTCAAAAAAGCAGTTCAAGTTTGACCATGTGTTCAGACCTGAGGACAACCAAG AGGCTGTGTTTGCTCAAACTAAACCAATTGTGACTTCAGTATTGGATGGCTTTAATGTCTGCATTTTTGCCTATGGACAAACTGGGACTGGTAAGACTTTTACAATGGAGGGAACCCCTGAAAATAGGGGTGTTAACTACAGGACTCTGGAGGAGTTGTTTCGGATTTCAAAAGACAGAGGTGGTTTCATGAGATATGAATTATGTGTTAGCATGCTGGAGGTTTATAATGAGAAGATAAGGGACCTCTTGGTCAATAGCACCAATCAACCAACAAAGAA GTTGGAAATAAAGCAAGTTGCAGAGGGAACCATAGATGTTCCAGGACTTGTTGAAGCGCATGTTTATGGCTTTGAAGAGATGTGGGAACTTTTGAAGTCTGGAAGCCGAGCTAGATCTGTTGGATCTACCAGTGCTAATGAGCTGAGCAGCCGTTCTCACTG CTTGTTGCGAGTGACTGTCAAGGGGGAGAACTTGATAAATGGGCAGAGGACTAGGAGTCAACTTTGGCTAGTAGACTTGGCTGGTAGTGAGCGTGTGGGGAGGATTGATGTTGAAGGTGAAAGACTGAAGGAATCTCAGTTTATAAACAAATCTCTCTCGGCCCTTGGTGATGTTATCTCATCCCTTGCATCTAAAACAGCCCACATTCCTTACag GAATTCGAAGCTGACTCATATGCTGCAGAGTTCTCTAG GAGGAGATTGCAAAACCTTGATGTTTGTCCAGATCGGCCCAAGTGCCTCAGATCTTGGAGAGACACTGTGTTCCTTGAATTTTGCCAGCCGGGTCCGGGGAATAGAGAGTGGCCCTGCTCGCAAACAGGCAGACCTCACTGAGCTATTCAAGTACAAACAAATG GCAGAAAAGGCTAAGCAAGAtgagaaggaaacaaaaaaactacaGGATGGCTTACAGTCTTTGCAGTTGAGGCTTGCTGCAAGAGAACACATCTGCAGAAATCTACAAGAAAAG GTTCGAGACCTTGAGAACCAATTGGGAGAGGAAAGGAAGACAAGACTGAAACAGGAGACTAGAGCTTTTGCAGCTGCTTCTCATCAGTCTTCAGCATCATCATTTCGGAAACAAGCAGCCCAGAAGACTGCTGTAGAGAAGAAGCCACCATTGGCTCCTTCGAAATCGAGGCTACCTCTGCGAAGAATTACCAACTATATGCCCCCAGCTTTACCACCCAAAAAACCCAGCTATACAACTTCTGTTGTCCCATCTTCAATGGATGGcaaagaaaatatttccaCAACATTGGCaggaagaaaccaaaaaagcCTAATTTTACCAAGACGAATCTCCATTGCTGTCAGACCTCCAACTACAACAAGCTCGCAGATTCTTCAGCCTAAGAGACGGGTCTCCATTGCTACCTATCGCCCTGAGCCAAACTCTCACATGACAACGCCCCTCCATACTTCTGCCTCTCGATTTAACAATGGCAGACAGTCATTCATGAGGGATCCACGAAAGGCACGGTATTCCAGGCTGTTCTCTCCAATGCCTGAGTTGACAACAGAAGCTGAGACAACACCAGCTACCATGAGGAGGAGCAGTAAGTTCATGGGTAGTCCCCCGGCACAGCTTGGCTCAGCAAAGGAGAGGCATCCAACAGCTGTTGCATTACAGCGGAAACCAGTAATTTGGAGTCCGCTCAAGTTGAGAGGCATGAAAAATAACAGAAGGCCATCACTGTTACTGCCTTCCCGAGTTTCTTATGAGATGCAATGA
- the LOC18772439 gene encoding kinesin-like protein KIN-14S isoform X1 — protein MEDQMVEMIPENCDHVVPDHDSKPSSTSETIKTLEAATCELDSYVSDKGIATQEVEGSDLVDESSESNGTQEASSYQGQTLPILQKIIDLSAKIQDLKKDHTVLSDQVKLTTHSFPDPEVLNTIQLLSMEHELLKKKYLDESSERKRLYNEVIELKGNIRVFCRCRPLNPNEISTGSGSVIEFESSLDNELQVICSDSSKKQFKFDHVFRPEDNQEAVFAQTKPIVTSVLDGFNVCIFAYGQTGTGKTFTMEGTPENRGVNYRTLEELFRISKDRGGFMRYELCVSMLEVYNEKIRDLLVNSTNQPTKKLEIKQVAEGTIDVPGLVEAHVYGFEEMWELLKSGSRARSVGSTSANELSSRSHCLLRVTVKGENLINGQRTRSQLWLVDLAGSERVGRIDVEGERLKESQFINKSLSALGDVISSLASKTAHIPYRNSKLTHMLQSSLGGDCKTLMFVQIGPSASDLGETLCSLNFASRVRGIESGPARKQADLTELFKYKQMAEKAKQDEKETKKLQDGLQSLQLRLAAREHICRNLQEKVRDLENQLGEERKTRLKQETRAFAAASHQSSASSFRKQAAQKTAVEKKPPLAPSKSRLPLRRITNYMPPALPPKKPSYTTSVVPSSMDGKENISTTLAGRNQKSLILPRRISIAVRPPTTTSSQILQPKRRVSIATYRPEPNSHMTTPLHTSASRFNNGRQSFMRDPRKARYSRLFSPMPELTTEAETTPATMRRSSKFMGSPPAQLGSAKERHPTAVALQRKPVIWSPLKLRGMKNNRRPSLLLPSRVSYEMQ, from the exons ATGGAGG ATCAAATGGTGGAAATGATCCCTGAAAATTGCGACCATGTTGTTCCAGATCACGATTCCAAGCCTTCTTCAACCTCCGAAACAA TTAAAACCCTAGAAGCTGCGACATGCGAGTTGGACAGTTATGTCAGCGACAAAG GTATTGCTACACAAGAAGTTGAGGGTTCTGATTTGGTTGATGAGAGTAGTGAGTCAAATGGAACTCAAGAAGCTTCGTCATATCAGGGACAGACCCTTCCAATTTTGCAGAAGATCATTGATTTGAGTGCCAAAATTCag GATTTGAAGAAAGACCATACTGTCTTGTCTGATCAAGTCAAGCTCACTACACATTCCTTTCCAGACCCTGAAGTTTTAAACACTATTCAGCTGCTAA GTATGGAACATGAACTTTTAAAGAAGAAGTACCTTGATGAGTCCTCTGAGCGGAAGCGACTTTACAATGAAGTAATCGAGCTTAAAGGCAACATCAGGGTTTTCTGTAGATGTAGacctttgaatccaaatgaaatttCAACTGGATCTGGTTCCGTTATTGAATTCGAATCCTCCTTAGATAATGAGCTCCAGGTCATTTGCTCTGATTCCTCAAAAAAGCAGTTCAAGTTTGACCATGTGTTCAGACCTGAGGACAACCAAG AGGCTGTGTTTGCTCAAACTAAACCAATTGTGACTTCAGTATTGGATGGCTTTAATGTCTGCATTTTTGCCTATGGACAAACTGGGACTGGTAAGACTTTTACAATGGAGGGAACCCCTGAAAATAGGGGTGTTAACTACAGGACTCTGGAGGAGTTGTTTCGGATTTCAAAAGACAGAGGTGGTTTCATGAGATATGAATTATGTGTTAGCATGCTGGAGGTTTATAATGAGAAGATAAGGGACCTCTTGGTCAATAGCACCAATCAACCAACAAAGAA GTTGGAAATAAAGCAAGTTGCAGAGGGAACCATAGATGTTCCAGGACTTGTTGAAGCGCATGTTTATGGCTTTGAAGAGATGTGGGAACTTTTGAAGTCTGGAAGCCGAGCTAGATCTGTTGGATCTACCAGTGCTAATGAGCTGAGCAGCCGTTCTCACTG CTTGTTGCGAGTGACTGTCAAGGGGGAGAACTTGATAAATGGGCAGAGGACTAGGAGTCAACTTTGGCTAGTAGACTTGGCTGGTAGTGAGCGTGTGGGGAGGATTGATGTTGAAGGTGAAAGACTGAAGGAATCTCAGTTTATAAACAAATCTCTCTCGGCCCTTGGTGATGTTATCTCATCCCTTGCATCTAAAACAGCCCACATTCCTTACag GAATTCGAAGCTGACTCATATGCTGCAGAGTTCTCTAG GAGGAGATTGCAAAACCTTGATGTTTGTCCAGATCGGCCCAAGTGCCTCAGATCTTGGAGAGACACTGTGTTCCTTGAATTTTGCCAGCCGGGTCCGGGGAATAGAGAGTGGCCCTGCTCGCAAACAGGCAGACCTCACTGAGCTATTCAAGTACAAACAAATG GCAGAAAAGGCTAAGCAAGAtgagaaggaaacaaaaaaactacaGGATGGCTTACAGTCTTTGCAGTTGAGGCTTGCTGCAAGAGAACACATCTGCAGAAATCTACAAGAAAAG GTTCGAGACCTTGAGAACCAATTGGGAGAGGAAAGGAAGACAAGACTGAAACAGGAGACTAGAGCTTTTGCAGCTGCTTCTCATCAGTCTTCAGCATCATCATTTCGGAAACAAGCAGCCCAGAAGACTGCTGTAGAGAAGAAGCCACCATTGGCTCCTTCGAAATCGAGGCTACCTCTGCGAAGAATTACCAACTATATGCCCCCAGCTTTACCACCCAAAAAACCCAGCTATACAACTTCTGTTGTCCCATCTTCAATGGATGGcaaagaaaatatttccaCAACATTGGCaggaagaaaccaaaaaagcCTAATTTTACCAAGACGAATCTCCATTGCTGTCAGACCTCCAACTACAACAAGCTCGCAGATTCTTCAGCCTAAGAGACGGGTCTCCATTGCTACCTATCGCCCTGAGCCAAACTCTCACATGACAACGCCCCTCCATACTTCTGCCTCTCGATTTAACAATGGCAGACAGTCATTCATGAGGGATCCACGAAAGGCACGGTATTCCAGGCTGTTCTCTCCAATGCCTGAGTTGACAACAGAAGCTGAGACAACACCAGCTACCATGAGGAGGAGCAGTAAGTTCATGGGTAGTCCCCCGGCACAGCTTGGCTCAGCAAAGGAGAGGCATCCAACAGCTGTTGCATTACAGCGGAAACCAGTAATTTGGAGTCCGCTCAAGTTGAGAGGCATGAAAAATAACAGAAGGCCATCACTGTTACTGCCTTCCCGAGTTTCTTATGAGATGCAATGA